The genomic window CCCTTTCTCGCTCTTATAGTCTCTGGAGGGCATACAGACCTATACCTTGTGGAAAACTTTGGCAGATACCTTTTTCTTGGTGGAACCCTTGACGATGCGGTGGGAGAAAGCTACGACAAGGTGGCAAAGCTCATGGGACTTGGATATCCGGGTGGTCCCATAATTGACAGGCTTGCCAAAGAGGGTAAACCTATCTACAACCTTCCAAGACCTATGATAGAAGAGGATACTCTTAACATGTCCTTTAGTGGTTTAAAGACTGCGGTAAGAAGGCTTGTAGATACTCAGGAGTATTCAAAAGAAGACCTCTCCGCTTCTTTTCAAAAGGCTGTGATGGACATTTTGGAAAGAAAGGCACTTTTGGCGATGGAGAAAACTGGTGTAAGAAGGCTTGTGATAGTGGGTGGCGTGTCCGCAAATTCAGAGCTAAGAAGACGCTTTTTAGAACTCTCAGAAAGGTTTGGCTTTGAACTTCATATACCTCATCCGAGGCTTTCTACCGATAACGCTCAGATGATAGCCTATGCAGGGAAGGAAAGGTTTAAAAGGGGCATAACCGCACCAGAGGATATTAATCCAGAGCCTAATGTGCCTCTGGAGGTTTTTGGAAAGACTTGGAGTTGAATGATGGTATAATCAATATGAATCACAAAATGGTAAGAGAAGGGCGAATACGAGAAATATATAACGTTGCTTTGCAAGTGATAAAATACTTTGAGAGTGGGATAAGGTATTCTGAATTAAAAAGAGAAATATCAAAGAGACTACCAGAAGCTAACCCTAAAACCATAGAAAACGCATTGCACAGGCTTAGACAGGGAATACAAAAAGGTGTAGAGAAAAGAGTATCTATGCCAGAGAAGGGACTGTATGTGTGGAATGATAAACAAACGAGAAGTAAGCAAATCGTATATAAACCTAAAAATAGAGAGGAGGACTTTTACCAGCCTTTTGCTAATTATCTGGTAGAAGAGCTAAGCGAATGCACGAAGGCTGTTCCTCTTGGAGGAAACATCTTTCAAGACAAGTGGGGGACGCCTGACGTGATTGGTGTATATAGGTTTTCTGATATCGACCCTATAAAGCCACCTCCTGAGCTTATAACCGCAGAAATTAAAATTGCAATTGACACTGCCTCTCTTATAACAGCATTCGGTCAGGCTTGTAGCTATAAGCTCTTTAGCCACAAGGTGTACGTGGCTATCCCAGAGCAAGCGGGGCAGGAAGCTATAAGTAGGCTTGAATCGCTCTGCATTCTATTTGGAATAGGTCTTATACTTTTCAATTTTGAAGATCCAAATGACCCACAGTTTCAAATAAGAACCAGGGCTCAAAAGAGCGAACCAGACTACTACTATTTGAACCAATACTTGAGGAGGCTACCAGAGGATAAAAAAAGGGAACTTTTCGGATGAGCTTAAGCGAACTTTTCCACCTTATACCCCCTCAAAAACTCCTCTCCACTCATAACCTTTCCCTTTGGAGATACAAGCTCAAGCACCTCAACCGCACCCTTTCCACAGGCAACTAAGAGTTTTTTCCTATCAAGAACCTCTCCTGGGTTTCCTTGAGCTTCCACAGTTTTGACCCTAAGGACTTTAATCCTTTCGCCTTTTTCTGTCAAGGCATAGCAGTCTGGGTATAAGCCTCTTATTCTGTTTCTTACGCTTTCTGCATCCGCTTTCCAGCATATTCTTAGCTCTTCCTTTTGCACCGGCGGTGCATAAAGTGCCTTGCTGTGGTCTTGTGGTATGGGTTTTATATTGCCCTTAAACCATTCCCTTAAGGTCCTTACCAAAAGGCTTGCCCCCTTCTGGGAGAGCCTTTCCGAAAGGGTCTTTAGGTTATCCTCTAAGTGGATGGGCTCTTTTTCCTGAGAGAGAATATCTCCTGTGTCCATCCCCTCATCCATAAGCATGACTGTGTTTCCTGTTATCTTTTCCCCAGCCATGATAGCTCTTTGAATGGGTGCAGAGCCTCTATAGGCTGGAAGTAGGCTTGCATGCAGGTTTATACAGCCATAGGTTGGGTAGTTTATGACTTCTGGTGGGAGTATTTTGCCATAAGCGACCACCACTATACAGTCTGGCTTTAGCCTTTCCACTATGGGCATTATTTGACTTTTCTTCTCTGGCTGAAAAACCTCTATGCCAAGCTCTTTGGCAAGCACTTTTGTAGGTGGTGGCGTGAGCTTTTGACCTCTGCCTGCAGGTTTGTCTGGTTGGCAAACCACTCCCAAAAGTTCAAACTCTTGGTGCAGAGCTTTTAAGGATGGCAAGGCAAACTCGGGAGTGCCAAAGAAAAGTATTTTCATGACCTTATATATTCTAAAGCCACGTCATCGCCAAAGGTTTTTACATCCCTAAGTTTTAGCCTTGGTGCATCCCTCAAAAGCTCCACCCCTATATCTCCTATCCTTTTACCCTCTCCAATGAGAATGGGACCCAAGAAAACCCAAAGGCGGTCAAAAAGACCCTCTTTTATGAAAGAGGTCAAGGTAATAGCACCACCCTCTACAAGAAGATGCATCACCTCTAAAAAGTAAAGCTCTCTCAAAACCTCCCTCAGGTCCAGGCTTTTATCTTTGGCTGGTGCAAGGATAACTTTGACCCCCTTGTCTTCAAGTCTTTTGACCTTCTCCTTGTTCTCGCTTATGGTAAATACAAGAGTTTGAGCGGAGTGGTCTTCCACAAGGTGGCACTCCTCTGGAATCTTCAGCTGTGGGTCAAGCACTATCCTTATGGGCTGTCTTTCCCACTCAAAGGCTCTTATGGTAAGTCTTGGATTGTCCCTCAAGAGGGTGTTTATACCCACAAGCACTGCGGTTGCCTCTGCCCTAAGGCGGTGTGCAAAGTTTCTTGCCTGCTGTGAGGTTATCCATTGGCTTTCTCCAGTCTTTAGTGCCAAAGACCCATCTATGCTCTGAGCCCACTTCAAGGTTATGTAAGGTCTTTTCTGGGTGATATAAACAAAGAAATCCTCGTTGAGCCTTTTGGCTTCCTCTTCAAGAAGTCCCACCTCCACCTCTATGCCTGCTTTTCTTAACCTTTCCACACCCTTTCCAGATACAAGTGGGTTTGGGTCAAGGGTGGCAATCACCAACCTTTTTAACCCTGCCCTTATAATGGCGTCCGTGCAAGGTGGAGTCCTACCATAATGGGTGCAAGGCTCAAGGGTCACATAGAGGGTTGCCCCCTTTGCCTTCTCCCCTGCCCTTTCAAGAGCGACCACCTCCGCATGAGGCATGCCAGCCCTTTCATGATAACCCTCTCCCACCACCTGTCCATCTTTTACTATTACACAGCCAACAGTGGGGTTAGGATGTGTAAGACCCTTACGCAAATATGCAAGTTCTAAAGCCCTTTTCATAAACCTAAGGTCTTCCATCAGTCAAATATATCAAATATCTCGCCAAAGATGGACTTTTTCTTCTTTTTGTGCTTGTATTCTTCGTATCTTCTGTAGATTTCAGGGTGCTCTCTTGTTATTCCCCTTAGCTCCTCGTCAAGGGCACTTTCTGCCCTTTGTATTGCCTGAATTATCTTAGAAAGCTCACCCTTGTCAAGCCATATGCCACCACAAACAGGGCAAACATCCACCAAAACACCATACTTGTTGACTTCCAAAAGTTCCACATCAACGCATCTCGGGCACTTCATCTTTTCTCTTCAAGCTCTTTTATAAACTCAAGCATGTCTATGTAGATTATACCAAAGGCATCCTGAATAGCCCCTCTCCTTGGAAGGTCACCTACACCTCCTGTGGGTTGCGAGTATGGGACAGAGGTTGAAAAAACCTTTTTTACCTCACCCACAGTTAAACCAACCTTTAGCTCTAAGTTGTAGGCACTAACCCTTTGTTGAGGAGTAAAGGCTATGGGCGTTTCCTTTAGTAATTCTATATATGGCTTTATTTCCTGAGCCCCATCTCCACACCTAAGCCTGTTTCCCGACTCTAACACCGCCCTTTCAAGACTCTTTCTGAAAGCGTAGCTTAGGTAAACCTCCGCATAGGGGTTTTCCACCTCTTTTATGCAAAAGTCCTTTGCAAGGGAAAGGGAAAGGCTCAAAAACAAAGCCAAGAATAATCTCATAGCTTTTATAATATACCCCATGCTTCTTCTTGCAGTATTGTATTCTCTTCTTTGGATAGCCATAGCGGGCTATGACCTAAAGTCTGTGTTTTTTGGAGTTTTGGCGGTAGGCTCTGCCCTTTTTGTGCATATAACCCTTGGGCTATACCCTCCTCGTATAAATCCTATTGCTCTTTTTGAGTTTCTTGGAGTGTTCCTTTGGCAAGCCCTTCTGGGTGGGATAGATGTGGCAAAACGCATAATCAGTCCACAGCTCAAGGTGAACCCCGGCTTCGTAGTGTATAACTTCCAAAGTGAAAAGCTCTGGGTCAAAATACTCTTAGCCTTGACCATAAACCTTACTCCTGGCACTCTTAGTGTGGTGATAGAGGATAAGCAGGTTTTGGTTCATACTCTTGATGTGGAAAGCTACAACGAGGAATCTGTTAGGTCGCTTGAAAGACTTTTGGATAGGGTCTTTTCATGAAGGAGTTTATACTCTTTTTACTCGGACTTAACTTAGCCCTTGGTTTTGTGCGTATCTTTAGGGGACCAAGTGTGGTAGATAGCATGCTGGCTTCCTTGCTCCTTGGCACTGGCGGGACTTCTCTCATACTTGTCCTGTATAAGTTTACAGGTCAGGCTTTTCTTTTAAATCTTGCCCTTGGCTTTGCCCTCCTTGCGGGAGTTGTGGGTGTAGCCTTCGCTATAATAATGCTAAGAGATGCTGATTGAGATACTCTCCACAAGCCTCATATTGATAGGTAGCCTCTTTTTGCTTATAGGTAGTGTGGGGCTTATAAGGCTTAGGGACTCTTACAGTAGGCTTCATGCCCTAACTAAGGCGGATATGCTGGGCTTTGGCTTTGTGGTTTTGGGCGTTATGTTCTCCGTAAGTAGCTTGGGAGAGGCTTTAAAGTTAGTTATAATATGGGTCTTTGTGGTAGTTTACAGCTCCATAGTGGGATACGCTATAGCCAACAGCAAGAAGAAAAGGGATGCTTGACATAATAATAGGACTTTTAATGCTCCTGTCCGCTTTTGCTTCGCTACAGAGCAAGGACCTTTTAAAAAGCGGAGTTTTCTTTGTGGTTTTTGGTTTTATGAGTGGTCTTTTGTGGATTAGGCTTTCCGCACCAGACATAGCCATGGTGGAGATAATACTGGGTTCCGCCATAACAAGTATTCTCATATTTAAGCTGTCAAGGGGTGTAAGGGATATTGCCATGAAACCTAAATTATGGAGAAGGCTCTGGGCTGGTGCAGGCTCTTTGGTGCTTTTTGTATTTCTCACCTTTTACCTGTTTACGGTAAGAGAGGAAGAGAGGGTAGGTGGTCTTGTTTTTGAAAAACTTAGTCTCAGCGGTGTGGAGAGCCCTGTAACTGCGGTCCTTCTTAACTTTAGAGGATACGACACGCTCTTAGAAGTTGGTGTTATAACCCTTGCGGTAATTGGTATATTAGCCCTTGAGCCAAAGAAAAAAAGCTATGAGTGGAACGATATAGTGGTGTGGCGCTTTTCTAAGATATTCCTTCCCGTGATAGCCCTCTTTTCTCTTTACATAACCTATCTTGGAGCTTTCTCTGTGGGTGGTGCCTTTCAGGGTGGCTCTCTCTTGGCAGGTGGTCTTGCCTTTTTGAGCCTCTCTGGACAAAAATTGCCAATAAGAGAGAACCCTACCCTTTTCCTCGCCATGCTTAGCCTTGCGGTCTTTGTAGCCTTTGCCTTTGCATACGCCCTTGTAGGACATGGCTTTCTTACCTACCCCCTTGAGCTTTCAACCTTGTCTATAATGCTTATAGAGATTTCCATATGTATTTCCACAGGAATGCTACTATACATAGCCATAAGAGGTAGACTATGAAGGAACTGTATTATCTGCTCTCCTTTCTTCTCATAAGTATGAGCACCTACTACTTTATCACCGCCATAAACTTTGTTAAGAGGCTTATTGCAGTCAACATCTTAGGCTCTGGCGTTTTTCTCTTTTTTGTGGCAACCGCAAGAAATACTCCCTCTGAAAACCCAGACCCCGTGCCACATGCTCTTGTGTTAACGGGCATAGTGGTGGCGGTAAGTGCCACAGCCTTTGCGGTTTCCTTACTTTTGCACCTTAGTAAACAAAGAGAGGAAGAGTGATGCTTGGCTTTGACCTTGGCTATCTTGTGGCAGTGCCTCTTATAGGTGCTATCCTCTCTCTCCTATCTCCTATTAGGCTTTTTGTTGCGGTTGTTTTCAGTCTGCTTTCGCTGACCCTTTCCTTGTATGCCTTTTACATAACCTTAAGCATGTATGAACCCATCTATCAATGGGTAGGAGGCTGGCCTGCACCACTTGGAATTGGCTTTAAGTTAGATGGAGTTTCAGGCTTTTTCCTTATGATGAGCGGGGTGGTGAGCTTTGCGGTGGGAGTATACTCTCTGGGTTTTTTCAAAGAAGGCTACAAGAGACAAGGAAGGTTTTTCTGGTTTTTCTTCTTTTTCCTCTGGACGGGGCTTAATGCTTTTTTCCTCTCTGAAGACCTTTTTAACCTATATGTTGCCCTTGAGGTGCTTTCCCTTACTGCGGTGGTGCTTGTTGCCCTTCCAAGCCACAGAAAAGCCATAAAGGCTTCTGTGAATTATCTGTTTTTGTCTCTGTTTGCTTCCATGTTTTACCTCTTTGGCGTTGCCATGCTATACACCAATTACGGAACTCTTAGCATGTCCTTGCTTGCCCAAAGACTTGCAGGAACTGAAGAATTTGTCTTTGCCCTTTTCCCTCTCCTCTTGGCTCTTTCTATAAAGTCTGCCCTTTTCCCCTTTCACTTTTGGCTTCCACCAGCCCACTCAAGCACGGTGGCACCTGCCAGTGCTCTTCTTTCCGGGCTTGTGGTAAAACCACCTGCATACCTCATACTTAGACTTTGGCTTGATGTTTTTCCAGACAATCTGAGCCTTGAATACCTGAGCTGGGTTTTGGGTGGGCTTGGTGCTCTTGCAGTGCTTTTTGGCTCCTATTACGCCATAAGGCAGAGAACCATAAAGATGCTCTTGGCATACTCTACCGTTGCACAGATGGGATACCTTTTCCTTATGGTCCCTATATACTACAAAGCCCAAAGCCTTGAGGTTAAAACCATTGTCCTTCAGGGTTTTGCCCTTCAGGCTCTTTCCCATGCCTTAGCAAAAGCCAGCATGTTCCTATCCTCTGGAAACGCTATATATGTGGCTAGGAGGGATGAGCTTTCCTACATGCCTGGCTTTGCCCATAGTCATCCCTTTACCTTTTTCGCTCTCTTTTTCTCAGGTGCAACCCTTATAGGTCTGCCACTAAGCGGTGGCTTTGTTGCCAAGTTTCTACTTTTGAAGGCTTCTATACAGATAGGTTTTGTGTTTCAAGGTGTTATATTTCTTCTGGGAAGTTTGCTTGCGGCTATGTATATTTACCCTATCTGGAAGGAGAGCTTCTCTTCTAAGCCAGAAAAACTTTATGACCATCCCATTCCACGCTCTATGGAGCTTTCCGCCTTTATGCTTGGGTTTATTGCCTTTTCCATAGGGCTAATCTCAGGCTTTTTAATACAAGGAATTACGGGAAGAGACTAACATGGACCAGTTTATGGTGCTTAGTTTACTCTTTAGTTCCTTTGTGGCGAGCCTTGTGATAGCGTTTTTAAAGGAGGAGTGGTATACCCTTAGAACCCTTGTAAACATAGGTGCTGCGGTATACAAGCTCTTTGTAATAGGCTACCTTCTTTTAGCTGTGTATCAGGATAGGGTTTTTGAAATAAGCTATCCTATGGTATCCTTTGCGGACTTTCACCTCAAAATAGACCCCCTTGGGCTTTTGTTTGTGAGCCTGTCTTCCTTCTTGTGGCTTCTCACCACCTTCTACGCAGTTGGTTATCTTGAGGGTTCTCCAAACCGTAGGAGGTTCTTCACTTTCTTTAACCTTGCGGTTACTTCTACCATGGGTATTGCTCTCGCAGGTAACCTCTTTACCTTCTTCCTCTTTTATGAACTTCTTACTCTAAGCACTTATCCTCTCGTAGTCCACAGGGGGACAAAAAAAGCTCTAAGTGCAGGTGGTGTTTATCTGCTTTATACCCTTCTTGGTGGAAGCCTTTTCCTTATATGTGTGGTTATCCTCTATGTTTTAGTAGGTGATGGAAACTTTAGTGTGGGTGGTAACACCCAGCTCAAGGCTTGGGCTACTGAAAACACGCATCTTGCAGGTTTGCTTTTCTATGGTCTTTTCTTTGGAATGGCGGTAAAGGCCGCAGTTTTTCCGCTTCATGGTTGGCTAACAAGGGCTATGGTGGCACCGGCTCCAGTTAGTGCCCTCTTGCATGCGGTGGCAGTGGTAAAGGCTGGTGCCTTTGGTGTGGTCAGGCTGGTTTACGACCTATATGGTGTGGAAACGGTTCAGTCTTTAAGCCTTTGGCAACCCCTTGCTTACCTTGCAGGCTTTACCATAGCCTTTGGCTCCCTTATGGCTGTCTTTCAAAAGGAGTTAAAAAAGAGGCTCGCCTACTCCACCATAAGTCATATCTCCTATATAATCCTTGGCACGCTTATACCAGGACCCACTGCCACCATGGGAGCTCTCTTACATTTGGTAAACCATGGTATAATGAAGATAACCCTCTTTATGTGCGTAGGGAACTACTCAGAAGCCTACGGAATACACAGGGTAGAAGAGACAAGGGGCGTGGGCAAAAGAATGCCTCTGACTACCCTTGCCCTTACTCTCGCATCCTTGGGTCTTATAGGACTTCCCTTCACTGCAGGCTATCTTACAAAGGAATACCTACAAAAGGGTGCACAGCTTGCAGGGGCTGAATGGGCGGTCTATTTGCTGTATGCAAGCTCTCTGCTAAGTGCTCTTTATCTACTACCTATAGTCTTCAGTGCATGGTTTGGCAAGAAGGAGTTTAAAGAAGAGAGAAAAACAAGGTTTGAAACAGGACTCCTTATGCTCCTTCCGCCGCTTATAACGGGACTTTTAACCATACTGATAGGTATATCTACGAACACGCCCATAAATCCCTTAGTTTGGGTAAGGCTCATAGCCAAAAGAGAGTATGGAGAAGTGCCATAGGCTATGCTATAATCTATAGCCATGTCTTCCATAGCAAAGGTAAAGGCAAGGGAAGTTTTAGACTCAAGGGGAAATCCTACAGTTGAGGTGGAAGTGGAGCTATCCTCTGGTGCAAGGGGAAGGGCTATAGTGCCCAGCGGTGCATCCACTGGAGAAAAGGAAGCCCTTGAGCTAAGAGACCATGACCCCAAAAGGTATCTTGGAAAAGGCGTCCTAAGAGCGGTGGATAATGTAAACTCCATAATAGCAAAAGAGATAGTGGGGCTTGATGCCAGCAAGCAGTCCCTTATAGACAAAGTGCTTATTGAACTTGACGGAACACCCAACAAAAGCAAACTCGGTGCAAACGCCATACTGGGTGTAAGTATGGCGGTAGCGAGAGCGATGGCACAAGAGCTTGGAATAAGCCTTTACAGATACATAGGGGGTCTAAGAGCCAAAAGGCTACCAGTGCCTTTGATGAATGTAATAAACGGTGGAGTTCATGCGGACAACCCTCTTGACATACAGGAATTTATGATAGTCCCCGTGTGCGGAGGGAGGTTTTCAGAGGCACTAAGGGCGGGAGTGGAAGTCTTTCACCACCTAAAGGCAACTTTAAAGGAAAAGGGATATTCTACCAATGTGGGAGACGAAGGCGGGTTTGCACCCAACTTGAAAAGCACAGAGGAAGCCTTAGATATGTTAATGTATGCCATAGAAAAGGCGGGATATAAACCAGGTGAAGATGTGCTTTTGGCTCTTGACTGTGCGTCTTCTGAGTTTTACTACGAGGACGAGCTGTATCACTTTGAAGGTAAAAAACTTAGCTCAGAGGAGCTGTGCGGTTTTTATGCTAAACTCTTAGAAAAATATCCGATAGTATCCATAGAAGACCCCATGGCGGAGGGTGATGTGGAAGGTTGGAAGCTTATTACACGAGAGCTCGGTGACAAGGTTCAGCTTGTGGGAGATGACCTTTTTGTAACAAACCCAAGCATCTTCCAAGAGGGTATAAGAGAGGGGCTTGCCAATGCCATACTTGTCAAGCTAAATCAAGTGGGGACTCTTACAGAAACACTACAAACCGTAGAAATAGCCCAAAAGGTAGGGTACAAGGCGATAATTTCCCATAGGTCTGGAGAAACGGAGGATACCTTTATCTCACATCTTGCGGTAGGAACGGGAGCAGGACAGATAAAGACCGGCTCTGCATCACGCACAGATAGGATAGCAAAATACAACGAGCTTTTGAGGATAGAAGAGGAGCTTGGAGATGAAGCGGAATTTGGAGGGAAGGGAGAATTTTCGGTTTTTAAAGCCTGAAGGGTTTTCAAAACTATTCTTTTTCCTTATGGTCCTTTACACCTTTTATAATCTTTTCCTTAGCCAGTATAATGTATTTAGGGTCTTTGAACTAAAAAAAGCCAGCGTTGAGCTTAATGCCAAGATATCTCGCCAAAGGGCGGAAAATAGTAATACAGAACAAGTCCTTGAGCTTATAAGGGAAAACCCTGAGCATTTTAAGGATAAATTCGCTCGCGAATACATGCAGTTACAGAGAGAAGGAGAGTATATACTTCTCTTCAGACATTAGAGGGATTACTCCCTTTAGTGTTATAATTTAGAGATTATGAGAAGGACATTTACAGCCTTGTCTTTGTTTTATTTAATATGGTTAGCCTCCTGTGGTGGTATAACAAAAGAGGAGTTTGACAAAAGAATTGCAAGCCTTGAGGGCAGGATATCACAGCTTGAAGAAAGGCAGAGGTCTTTAGAGGAAAGGAACCTTAGGACAGAAGCCAGGGTAGACAACATCTCTGAAAGCCTTGCAAGGACAAGGCTTGAACTGGAAAGGCTTAGAGTTGAAAGACATGGCACTGGTCAGGCTACCAAGTTGCCAGAGCCCGTAAGGGAAGTGCCACAGCCTTCACCAAGTGTTCCAGAAAGGCTCCAAGAAACTCCTCAGGCTCAACGCGACAATCCACAGCAGGCAACTGAAGAGTATCAAAGGGAGTATGATGAAGCCCTAAAGCTTTACAACTTAAGACAGCTACACCAAGCAAGAGACAAGCTCATAGATTTTATAAAAAAGTATCCGAGAACACCTCTCACGGACAACGCCTATCTATGGCTTGGTGTGGTCTACAGAGACCTTGGAGAAATGAACAAAGCGGAAGCGGTTTGGCTTACCTTAGTGGAAAGGTGTCAAAGGAAAGAGATGGTAGACTGCAATAAAGCACCCTCTGCCCTGCTTCAATTGGCAAGGCTTTACGAACAAAGAGGAGACAATCAAAAGGCAAGGGAATACTACGAGGCTATATTGAGAGATTACCCACTTTCTGAAGAGGCGGGGATAGCAAAGACAAAGCTTGGAAGGTGATATGAAAATACCAAAACACTTAGCGGTCATAATGGATGGAAACGGAAGATGGGCGAGGGAAAGAGGTCTACCAAGGATAGCAGGTCATTATGAAGGGGTAAAGAGGGGAGAAGAGCTTGTGGATGCATGCATAGAGCTTGGAATAAGGTGGCTCACCCTTTTCACCTTTTCCACAGAAAACTGGAAAAGACCAGAGCTTGAGGTAAAGGCTCTGATGAAGCTC from Hydrogenobacter sp. T-8 includes these protein-coding regions:
- the tsaD gene encoding tRNA (adenosine(37)-N6)-threonylcarbamoyltransferase complex transferase subunit TsaD, translating into MHTLAVETSCDETALCIYSDQEGVIGDIILSQAKVHFPYGGVVPELSAREHTKNLLPLLDRLLKETSFDLKKIDFISFTLTPGLILSLVVGVSFAKALAYALRKPLVPVHHLEGHIYSVFLEKPVSYPFLALIVSGGHTDLYLVENFGRYLFLGGTLDDAVGESYDKVAKLMGLGYPGGPIIDRLAKEGKPIYNLPRPMIEEDTLNMSFSGLKTAVRRLVDTQEYSKEDLSASFQKAVMDILERKALLAMEKTGVRRLVIVGGVSANSELRRRFLELSERFGFELHIPHPRLSTDNAQMIAYAGKERFKRGITAPEDINPEPNVPLEVFGKTWS
- the fmt gene encoding methionyl-tRNA formyltransferase: MKILFFGTPEFALPSLKALHQEFELLGVVCQPDKPAGRGQKLTPPPTKVLAKELGIEVFQPEKKSQIMPIVERLKPDCIVVVAYGKILPPEVINYPTYGCINLHASLLPAYRGSAPIQRAIMAGEKITGNTVMLMDEGMDTGDILSQEKEPIHLEDNLKTLSERLSQKGASLLVRTLREWFKGNIKPIPQDHSKALYAPPVQKEELRICWKADAESVRNRIRGLYPDCYALTEKGERIKVLRVKTVEAQGNPGEVLDRKKLLVACGKGAVEVLELVSPKGKVMSGEEFLRGYKVEKFA
- a CDS encoding hydrogenase subunit MbhD domain-containing protein, with amino-acid sequence MLDIIIGLLMLLSAFASLQSKDLLKSGVFFVVFGFMSGLLWIRLSAPDIAMVEIILGSAITSILIFKLSRGVRDIAMKPKLWRRLWAGAGSLVLFVFLTFYLFTVREEERVGGLVFEKLSLSGVESPVTAVLLNFRGYDTLLEVGVITLAVIGILALEPKKKSYEWNDIVVWRFSKIFLPVIALFSLYITYLGAFSVGGAFQGGSLLAGGLAFLSLSGQKLPIRENPTLFLAMLSLAVFVAFAFAYALVGHGFLTYPLELSTLSIMLIEISICISTGMLLYIAIRGRL
- the ribD gene encoding bifunctional diaminohydroxyphosphoribosylaminopyrimidine deaminase/5-amino-6-(5-phosphoribosylamino)uracil reductase RibD encodes the protein MEDLRFMKRALELAYLRKGLTHPNPTVGCVIVKDGQVVGEGYHERAGMPHAEVVALERAGEKAKGATLYVTLEPCTHYGRTPPCTDAIIRAGLKRLVIATLDPNPLVSGKGVERLRKAGIEVEVGLLEEEAKRLNEDFFVYITQKRPYITLKWAQSIDGSLALKTGESQWITSQQARNFAHRLRAEATAVLVGINTLLRDNPRLTIRAFEWERQPIRIVLDPQLKIPEECHLVEDHSAQTLVFTISENKEKVKRLEDKGVKVILAPAKDKSLDLREVLRELYFLEVMHLLVEGGAITLTSFIKEGLFDRLWVFLGPILIGEGKRIGDIGVELLRDAPRLKLRDVKTFGDDVALEYIRS
- the eno gene encoding phosphopyruvate hydratase, producing the protein MSSIAKVKAREVLDSRGNPTVEVEVELSSGARGRAIVPSGASTGEKEALELRDHDPKRYLGKGVLRAVDNVNSIIAKEIVGLDASKQSLIDKVLIELDGTPNKSKLGANAILGVSMAVARAMAQELGISLYRYIGGLRAKRLPVPLMNVINGGVHADNPLDIQEFMIVPVCGGRFSEALRAGVEVFHHLKATLKEKGYSTNVGDEGGFAPNLKSTEEALDMLMYAIEKAGYKPGEDVLLALDCASSEFYYEDELYHFEGKKLSSEELCGFYAKLLEKYPIVSIEDPMAEGDVEGWKLITRELGDKVQLVGDDLFVTNPSIFQEGIREGLANAILVKLNQVGTLTETLQTVEIAQKVGYKAIISHRSGETEDTFISHLAVGTGAGQIKTGSASRTDRIAKYNELLRIEEELGDEAEFGGKGEFSVFKA
- a CDS encoding cation:proton antiporter subunit C — translated: MKELYYLLSFLLISMSTYYFITAINFVKRLIAVNILGSGVFLFFVATARNTPSENPDPVPHALVLTGIVVAVSATAFAVSLLLHLSKQREEE
- a CDS encoding septum formation initiator family protein, whose amino-acid sequence is MVLYTFYNLFLSQYNVFRVFELKKASVELNAKISRQRAENSNTEQVLELIRENPEHFKDKFAREYMQLQREGEYILLFRH
- a CDS encoding zf-TFIIB domain-containing protein — its product is MKCPRCVDVELLEVNKYGVLVDVCPVCGGIWLDKGELSKIIQAIQRAESALDEELRGITREHPEIYRRYEEYKHKKKKKSIFGEIFDIFD
- a CDS encoding complex I subunit 5 family protein; translated protein: MLGFDLGYLVAVPLIGAILSLLSPIRLFVAVVFSLLSLTLSLYAFYITLSMYEPIYQWVGGWPAPLGIGFKLDGVSGFFLMMSGVVSFAVGVYSLGFFKEGYKRQGRFFWFFFFFLWTGLNAFFLSEDLFNLYVALEVLSLTAVVLVALPSHRKAIKASVNYLFLSLFASMFYLFGVAMLYTNYGTLSMSLLAQRLAGTEEFVFALFPLLLALSIKSALFPFHFWLPPAHSSTVAPASALLSGLVVKPPAYLILRLWLDVFPDNLSLEYLSWVLGGLGALAVLFGSYYAIRQRTIKMLLAYSTVAQMGYLFLMVPIYYKAQSLEVKTIVLQGFALQALSHALAKASMFLSSGNAIYVARRDELSYMPGFAHSHPFTFFALFFSGATLIGLPLSGGFVAKFLLLKASIQIGFVFQGVIFLLGSLLAAMYIYPIWKESFSSKPEKLYDHPIPRSMELSAFMLGFIAFSIGLISGFLIQGITGRD
- a CDS encoding Na+/H+ antiporter subunit E; protein product: MLLLAVLYSLLWIAIAGYDLKSVFFGVLAVGSALFVHITLGLYPPRINPIALFEFLGVFLWQALLGGIDVAKRIISPQLKVNPGFVVYNFQSEKLWVKILLALTINLTPGTLSVVIEDKQVLVHTLDVESYNEESVRSLERLLDRVFS
- a CDS encoding complex I subunit 5 family protein, with the translated sequence MDQFMVLSLLFSSFVASLVIAFLKEEWYTLRTLVNIGAAVYKLFVIGYLLLAVYQDRVFEISYPMVSFADFHLKIDPLGLLFVSLSSFLWLLTTFYAVGYLEGSPNRRRFFTFFNLAVTSTMGIALAGNLFTFFLFYELLTLSTYPLVVHRGTKKALSAGGVYLLYTLLGGSLFLICVVILYVLVGDGNFSVGGNTQLKAWATENTHLAGLLFYGLFFGMAVKAAVFPLHGWLTRAMVAPAPVSALLHAVAVVKAGAFGVVRLVYDLYGVETVQSLSLWQPLAYLAGFTIAFGSLMAVFQKELKKRLAYSTISHISYIILGTLIPGPTATMGALLHLVNHGIMKITLFMCVGNYSEAYGIHRVEETRGVGKRMPLTTLALTLASLGLIGLPFTAGYLTKEYLQKGAQLAGAEWAVYLLYASSLLSALYLLPIVFSAWFGKKEFKEERKTRFETGLLMLLPPLITGLLTILIGISTNTPINPLVWVRLIAKREYGEVP
- the mnhG gene encoding monovalent cation/H(+) antiporter subunit G; amino-acid sequence: MLIEILSTSLILIGSLFLLIGSVGLIRLRDSYSRLHALTKADMLGFGFVVLGVMFSVSSLGEALKLVIIWVFVVVYSSIVGYAIANSKKKRDA